One Dictyoglomus turgidum DSM 6724 DNA window includes the following coding sequences:
- a CDS encoding glutaredoxin family protein, with product MSSNLRIIVYSTPSCPWCNAAKRYFRERGIRFYDVDVSKDRKAAEEMVRKSGQMGVPVIDINGHIVIGFDRNKIDRLLGLR from the coding sequence ATGAGTAGCAACTTAAGGATTATTGTATACTCTACTCCAAGTTGTCCTTGGTGTAATGCAGCAAAAAGATATTTTAGGGAAAGGGGTATAAGATTTTACGATGTAGACGTATCTAAGGATAGAAAAGCAGCAGAAGAAATGGTGAGGAAGTCAGGGCAAATGGGAGTTCCTGTTATTGATATAAATGGGCATATTGTAATAGGTTTTGATAGGAATAAGATTGATCGTTTGT